Part of the Bubalus kerabau isolate K-KA32 ecotype Philippines breed swamp buffalo chromosome 18, PCC_UOA_SB_1v2, whole genome shotgun sequence genome is shown below.
ttctttactctgattcaatgttttggttttagcagatgattctttcagaggagaataaccaggaaaagatactaacggacagggtgcttgatgtacatcatgagcaagaaaacatgccaagcgctaatggaaaggcaagtccttggtctcgctctctgtctggttctcgtcttaccatccagtctgtgcggggctgttgggacctctcaccgatgcaccatgtaggtctgagcggccgtgagggtcctgtgagctcccagagcgcagaaggcagttttgacctcacagattgcccggaagtactgtgttccctccctcccaaaaccaggctgtgtaaggcttcctttcccccttagagaccctcggacggcttggcgaaggagacagagctccaggaaatcatacagaggcagttgcgggagcagaggcagatggaggagcgcctggcagccctctctgcccacgtgaaacatctggaggaggacctggacacggccaggaaggacctcctccagtccaaggacaggaagagaaaacttgagcgggacgtccgcgaagtgagtgactgcagctgtgtctgttgtcctgaggtggaatgtgggtttcttgttctcccggggatctcagccttgggatggctgcgtgagtaagagcagagcactggagagaccgcaactggctgcctccctgcctctgcgtcgaggtctctgggggagaagaggcctggtccaggcagtccgttggcagtggagcaacatgagggcagccctgacgctgtgctgcaccctgggtgtggactcctcctttgcacaagttctagggggcccactgtgttccttttctaaaaattcattcattcatttattggcgtatagttgctttacactgctgtgtcaatttctgctgtacagcaaagtgaatcagtcatctatctatctatctatttatgtatctgtctctcttttagatttcctgcccatttacttcaccacagagcactgagtagacttccctgtgctgtacactaggtcctcactcgttgacttcctgtgtagtatcagtgctgtatatatgtcaacccgagtctcccggttcatccccgcccccccgcaactgcctgtcgaatgtgttcctgatgatgctgaaatttgcttctgattcactcaggcgagtctggtgacacctgtggagcctgttctctcggagagatgggagcatgctgtgtgggctctgctgaggcagcttgcctggccatcttctcgagttttctgaggttccgctccgtgaagggatgtgtgacagtgataccggcggtcagacaagtcgagtggtgtttgctcacgctcagatcctcaggcccgagctgtgtaaccatgtggaatcgtgatgtctctggcggtcgtgtctgcgggtgtcatgatttatgagaaactccctagcggtcactgtgaaaacagaagagtgctggggactcaggcctcttcctgtgagcctcgcctctcctctgtgcacagacagacagcacccaccctgcccacccctcccctgtgAGAccatctcagagagaacccctccaacatgtggtatagcaggtgtacttgttcagtagcttggtgtgagtaattctgtgtgagaactcaaaccagaaatatttgcacaggtttgtataagctattcacactactctttggcaacaggagattGGGTGTCCGAGTTGAATAtgtatagaattctagaaaaagcgttttcaagacctttcacttttaaagttaggactttgcccacattggttacttagtgaccagggagggacctgaagtggattttgaggtggcggacaggagttgcaccagcagcaagttctggtcctggtttgagtgtttcatccatgtggtgtaagtctgcttttgaagaactaggcttgagaaggctgctcccagttgtgtacaatttgacttctgtttccactcgttaatatgctactttaattctgaggaaattgcatgagacttttccaacttttactcgaggaaacgagcctcagagctccccgttggatctgttgaaggtccctccctgttctgggtcaagcccgcctgtatggtgtagcagacagaggtcctgacttcatgccagataccttccctcctggaattcttgcaataacagggtagtttagtatacttttcgtttgctgtttgggtttgttacgtagaaaagaagcttggtcaaccaagtggctggacagaacgttaagacagatgggtgccaatcgtggcaaatgtgacctttgggataggcgcatttttgctcacgtccgagaaaactgccgtgtctaggacttttattttgaggacgttaactttatgtttgatttgaaacttaggacgacatcaatgataaacttgaaaatgaaattgcaaataaggattctaggcatcgacaggtaatggcctttctgaactgtgtctgacttttatagtagtgaattcctgaggaaggaaggtaaagatcttttcatgtgactcccacattggaaatcaagtcccagtgtaaagttcttatgaccctaaaatactgtgttcaaaagtgtggatgtacatcatggtaaatcagctgtactggaaggaaatacatttttaaaaaattgcgggtgactgcaacttacaggtttgcattatttgggacttggtttaaccattttgtggaattccattcctgactcttttgttttacttgaacgtgaatctgttggcttgttagagtttttaccgaaagagtcgagagcagcagggaacttcacggcagctggctgcgtgttgggaactggggtcactgtgacagaaggcagggttagagctccggtctgattagggattctacttcctgtggtttggtgagccttactcgctcctgttcccgagtggtctcagataatcaggatttaaccaggaaaaccaaatctggcttctccaaaacaaagtgagtcagtctggtgtgtgccaaagtgtatcattgtccccaccacaaaaattaaatactagaaagccattgaaatgtatgatggggaatgctaactaaaagcattacgatatacaaaataatggctgtaaaaggcagatcagaaaatactatgtaccatatgctattgttttctgagggttttaaagcacagcatattgtttgtgtacgtacatagaggaatacgcacacagaaaaagtaagaaagctgcttagaaacaaatgctaacctctcaggaacctgagcttatagatactttaatttttttcttttttaaaaaagaatctgtctgttctacattgaaagtttttcagagtaagaagatctgttaaaagaataatcgtgcatttacaaatactagttgactggcatttcaccaggcacgctcttatcaggtctgtatttcagaggagatgaaagccatattttggcttacacgcccgtagccatctgcggtcggtagggttccct
Proteins encoded:
- the LOC129632990 gene encoding liprin-alpha-1-like, with protein sequence MEERLAALSAHVKHLEEDLDTARKDLLQSKDRKRKLERDVREIFQSKEEIALLLRWNLLFGNVVDQLDTLATWYPM